A part of Oncorhynchus gorbuscha isolate QuinsamMale2020 ecotype Even-year linkage group LG09, OgorEven_v1.0, whole genome shotgun sequence genomic DNA contains:
- the LOC124043111 gene encoding extensin-2-like isoform X35 → MQALPKAIYTGLTQSHIYRPYPKPYTGLTQSHIQALPKAIYTGLTQSHIHRPYPKPYIQALPKAIHRPYPKPYTQALPKAIYTGLTQSHIHRPYPKPYTQALPKAIYTGLTQSHTQALPKAIYTGLTQSHIHRPYPKPYIQALPKAIYTGLTQSHIHRPYPKPYTQALPKAIHRPYPKPYTQALPKAIYTGLTQSHIHRPYPKPYTGLTQSHIHRPYPKPYTQALPKAIYTGLTQSHIQALPKAIYTGLTQSHIHRPYPKPYTQALPKAIYTGLTQSHIYRPYPKPYTGLTQSHTQALPKAIYTGLTQSHIHRPYPKPYTQALPILVFSLFISLFLSTVKRTKMRLATTRKYRDLLYLFLFMGSAPSSL, encoded by the exons ATGCAGGCCTTACCCAAAGCCATATATACAGGCCTTACCCAAAGCCATATATACAGGCCTTACCCAAAGCCATATACAGGCCTTACCCAAAGCCATATACAGGCCTTACCCAAAGCCATATATACAGGCCTTACCCAAAGCCATATACACAGGCCTTACCCAAAGCCATATATACAGGCCTTACCCAAAGCCATACACAG GCCTTACCCAAAGCCATATACACAGGCCTTACCCAAAGCCATATACACAGGCCTTACCCAAAGCCATATACACAGGCCTTACCCAAAGCCATATACACAGGCCTTACCCAAAGCCATATACACAGGCCTTACCCAAAGCCATACACAGGCCTTACCCAAAGCCATATACACAGGCCTTACCCAAAGCCATATACACAGGCCTTACCCAAAGCCATATAT ACAGGCCTTACCCAAAGCCATATACACAGGCCTTACCCAAAGCCATATACACAGGCCTTACCCAAAGCCATATACACAGGCCTTACCCAAAGCCATACACAGGCCTTACCCAAAGCCATATACACAGGCCTTACCCAAAGCCATATACACAGGCCTTACCCAAAGCCATATACACAGGCCTTACCCAAAGCCATACACAGGCCTTACCCAAAGCCATATACACAGGCCTTACCCAAAGCCATATACACAGGCCTTACCCAAAGCCATATACACAGGCCTTACCCAAAGCCATATACAGGCCTTACCCAAAGCCATATATACAGGCCTTACCCAAAGCCATATACACAGGCCTTACCCAAAGCCATATACACAGGCCTTACCCAAAGCCATATACACAGGCCTTACCCAAAGCCATATATACAGGCCTTACCCAAAGCCATACACAGGCCTTACCCAAAGCCATACACAGGCCTTACCCAAAGCCATATACACAGGCCTTACCCAAAGCCATATACACAGGCCTTACCCAAAGCCATATACACAGGCCTTACCGATCTTGGTTTTTAGtctgtttatttctctatttttgtCAACTGTCAAACGTACCAAAATGAGACTTGCAACTACAAGAAAATACAGAGATTTACTGTACCTTTTTCTCTTCATGGGCTCTGCTCCATCGTCTCTATGA
- the LOC124043111 gene encoding extensin-2-like isoform X23, producing MQALPKAIYTGLTQSHIYRPYPKPYTGLTQSHIQALPKAIYTGLTQSHIHRPYPKPYIQALPKAIHRPYPKPYTGLTQSHIHRPYPKPYTRALPKAIYTGLTQSHIHRPYPKPYIQALPKAIYRPYPKPYTQALPKAIYTGLTQSHIQALPKAIYTGLTQSHIHRPYPKPYTQALPKAIYTGLTQSHTQALPKAIYTGLTQSHIHRPYPKPYIQALPKAIYTGLTQSHIHRPYPKPYTQALPKAIHRPYPKPYTQALPKAIYTGLTQSHIHRPYPKPYTGLTQSHIHRPYPKPYTQALPKAIYTGLTQSHIQALPKAIYTGLTQSHIHRPYPKPYTQALPKAIYTGLTQSHIYRPYPKPYTGLTQSHTQALPKAIYTGLTQSHIHRPYPKPYTQALPILVFSLFISLFLSTVKRTKMRLATTRKYRDLLYLFLFMGSAPSSL from the exons ATGCAGGCCTTACCCAAAGCCATATATACAGGCCTTACCCAAAGCCATATATACAGGCCTTACCCAAAGCCATATACAGGCCTTACCCAAAGCCATATACAGGCCTTACCCAAAGCCATATATACAGGCCTTACCCAAAGCCATATACACAGGCCTTACCCAAAGCCATATATACAGGCCTTACCCAAAGCCATACACAGGCCTTACCCAAAGCCATATACAGGCCTTACCCAAAGCCATATACACAGGCCTTACCCAAAGCCATATACACGGGCCTTACCCAAAGCCATATACACGGGCCTTACCCAAAGCCATATACACAGGCCTTACCCAAAGCCATATATACAGGCCTTACCCAAAGCCATATACAGGCCTTACCCAAAGCCATATACACAGGCCTTACCCAAAGCCATATATACAGGCCTTACCCAAAGCCATATACAG GCCTTACCCAAAGCCATATACACAGGCCTTACCCAAAGCCATATACACAGGCCTTACCCAAAGCCATATACACAGGCCTTACCCAAAGCCATATACACAGGCCTTACCCAAAGCCATACACAGGCCTTACCCAAAGCCATATACACAGGCCTTACCCAAAGCCATATACACAGGCCTTACCCAAAGCCATATAT ACAGGCCTTACCCAAAGCCATATACACAGGCCTTACCCAAAGCCATATACACAGGCCTTACCCAAAGCCATATACACAGGCCTTACCCAAAGCCATACACAGGCCTTACCCAAAGCCATATACACAGGCCTTACCCAAAGCCATATACACAGGCCTTACCCAAAGCCATATACACAGGCCTTACCCAAAGCCATACACAGGCCTTACCCAAAGCCATATACACAGGCCTTACCCAAAGCCATATACACAGGCCTTACCCAAAGCCATATACACAGGCCTTACCCAAAGCCATATACAGGCCTTACCCAAAGCCATATATACAGGCCTTACCCAAAGCCATATACACAGGCCTTACCCAAAGCCATATACACAGGCCTTACCCAAAGCCATATACACAGGCCTTACCCAAAGCCATATATACAGGCCTTACCCAAAGCCATACACAGGCCTTACCCAAAGCCATACACAGGCCTTACCCAAAGCCATATACACAGGCCTTACCCAAAGCCATATACACAGGCCTTACCCAAAGCCATATACACAGGCCTTACCGATCTTGGTTTTTAGtctgtttatttctctatttttgtCAACTGTCAAACGTACCAAAATGAGACTTGCAACTACAAGAAAATACAGAGATTTACTGTACCTTTTTCTCTTCATGGGCTCTGCTCCATCGTCTCTATGA